In Kitasatospora gansuensis, a genomic segment contains:
- a CDS encoding transketolase family protein, with the protein MDTMRERFATVSTELLDQDPRLAVVLADIGTDAFRAARTEHPDRVINVGIREQLLIGVAGGLALAGLRPIAHTFASFLVERPFEQVKLDLGHQGVGAVLVSAAGSYDWPAGGRTHMAPGDVALLDTLPGWTVHVPGHPDEAERLLRHAVADGDEKAYVRLSAHQNANAQPVAPGRFLTIRQGGRGVVLAVGPMLDAVLAATEGLDVTVQYAATVRPFDRDGLRVAVGDGPASVVLVEPYLAGTSVGEVNEALNDLPHRVLGLGVPKEEHRQYGSIAEHLTAYGLDAAGLRERIASYLW; encoded by the coding sequence ATGGACACCATGCGTGAGCGTTTCGCGACCGTCAGCACCGAACTGCTGGACCAGGACCCGAGGTTGGCCGTCGTGCTGGCCGACATCGGGACCGACGCCTTCCGGGCCGCCCGGACCGAGCACCCCGACCGGGTGATCAACGTCGGGATCCGCGAGCAGCTGCTGATCGGCGTGGCCGGCGGCCTGGCGCTGGCCGGGCTGCGGCCGATCGCCCACACCTTCGCCAGCTTCCTGGTGGAACGCCCCTTCGAGCAGGTCAAGTTGGACCTCGGCCACCAGGGCGTCGGCGCGGTGCTGGTCAGCGCGGCCGGTTCGTACGACTGGCCGGCCGGTGGCCGTACCCACATGGCGCCCGGGGACGTGGCGCTGCTGGACACCCTGCCCGGCTGGACGGTGCACGTGCCCGGGCACCCGGACGAGGCCGAGCGGCTGCTGCGGCACGCGGTCGCGGACGGCGACGAGAAGGCGTACGTCCGGCTGTCGGCGCATCAGAACGCGAACGCTCAGCCGGTCGCGCCGGGAAGGTTCCTGACGATCCGTCAGGGTGGGCGCGGCGTGGTGCTCGCGGTCGGCCCGATGCTCGACGCCGTGCTGGCGGCCACCGAGGGGCTGGACGTGACGGTGCAGTACGCGGCCACGGTCCGCCCGTTCGACCGCGACGGTCTGCGGGTGGCCGTCGGGGACGGCCCGGCGAGCGTGGTGCTGGTCGAGCCCTACCTCGCGGGCACCTCGGTCGGCGAGGTCAACGAGGCGCTGAACGACCTGCCGCACCGGGTGCTCGGCCTCGGCGTCCCGAAGGAGGAGCACCGGCAGTACGGCTCCATCGCCGAGCACCTGACCGCCTACGGCCTGGACGCGGCCGGGCTGCGGGAGCGGATCGCCTCGTACCTGTGGTGA